One window of the Glycocaulis alkaliphilus genome contains the following:
- a CDS encoding helix-turn-helix domain-containing protein, translated as MVDKGTPRSPNPIDRYVGIRIRLRRRVMGMSQQALAAKLGVTFQQLQKYENGVNRIGAGRLYELARALGVPVGYFYEDFDPAVDPSKRSEEETQAISVFIGSREGVQLAQAFNRIDDAKIRRHILQLTNTLGSDDSQDA; from the coding sequence ATGGTAGATAAAGGCACTCCACGGTCACCCAACCCAATTGACCGGTATGTCGGCATACGCATCCGGCTGCGTCGCCGGGTCATGGGGATGTCCCAGCAGGCTCTGGCGGCCAAACTCGGTGTCACCTTCCAGCAGCTGCAGAAATACGAAAACGGGGTGAACCGTATCGGCGCAGGACGGCTCTACGAGCTGGCACGCGCGCTGGGCGTCCCGGTAGGCTATTTCTACGAGGATTTTGACCCGGCTGTTGACCCCTCGAAGCGTAGCGAAGAGGAAACACAAGCCATTTCAGTCTTCATCGGAAGCCGGGAAGGGGTGCAACTCGCCCAGGCCTTCAACCGCATCGACGACGCAAAGATCCGCCGCCACATCTTGCAACTGACCAACACACTCGGGTCTGATGACAGCCAAGACGCCTGA
- a CDS encoding LysR family transcriptional regulator has protein sequence MNWDDLHVLAVLEREGSLAGAARALGVNHATVSRRISALEESLGQTLVRRLARSTPLTERAKEIAAIARDMEQSAQRIERLTHAAQGTLSGRVRLTAPPALVSEVIIPAMRDLRANHPDLQIVLSANSHIASLDSGQADLAVRMVEPQGKQNIVRRIGSVEFALYAAPDIARLPPQQWRFIAFDETLAHVPQQRWLEEFAGSRPLDLLTGDFHSQFAAARAGLGVALLPCVIGQPCKELVRVCGEQPAPRSVWMVIHADLKHAPAVRAVADMLVAAFSKG, from the coding sequence ATGAACTGGGATGATCTGCATGTGCTGGCGGTGCTGGAGCGCGAAGGCTCTCTGGCCGGCGCGGCGCGGGCACTGGGTGTCAATCACGCCACGGTGTCTCGGCGTATCTCGGCGCTTGAAGAGAGCCTGGGTCAAACGCTCGTGCGGCGCCTCGCACGGTCCACACCTTTGACCGAGAGGGCCAAGGAGATCGCCGCAATAGCCCGCGACATGGAGCAAAGCGCGCAGCGGATCGAACGTCTGACACATGCCGCGCAGGGCACGCTGTCTGGCCGAGTGCGGTTGACCGCGCCACCCGCACTGGTCAGCGAGGTCATCATCCCGGCCATGCGCGATCTGCGCGCCAATCATCCCGATTTGCAGATCGTGCTTTCTGCCAATTCGCACATCGCCTCTCTCGACAGCGGCCAGGCCGATCTGGCGGTCCGGATGGTCGAGCCGCAAGGAAAGCAGAACATCGTCCGGCGGATCGGTTCAGTCGAATTCGCGCTCTATGCGGCGCCGGACATTGCCAGACTGCCTCCACAGCAATGGCGGTTCATCGCCTTTGACGAAACGCTGGCGCATGTGCCCCAACAACGCTGGCTGGAAGAGTTTGCCGGAAGTCGCCCGCTCGACCTGCTGACCGGGGATTTTCACAGCCAGTTCGCCGCCGCCCGGGCAGGCCTTGGGGTGGCCTTGCTGCCTTGTGTGATTGGGCAACCTTGCAAGGAACTCGTCCGTGTCTGCGGCGAACAACCAGCGCCACGGTCGGTCTGGATGGTGATCCACGCCGATCTGAAACACGCCCCCGCCGTGCGAGCGGTCGCCGATATGCTGGTGGCCGCCTTCAGCAAAGGCTGA
- a CDS encoding aldo/keto reductase, which translates to MIPTLPLGADGPHLPALGLGCMGMSEFYGETDDTQSLAVLARAYELGVRMFDTADMYGNGHNEKLLARFLNEGRPDALVATKFGIRKAPGEYARSIDNSPDYIRQACDASLRRLGVEQIGLYYVHRAEAGRPIEETVQVLADLVQAGKIARIGLSEVSADTLRRAHAVHPVAAVQSEYSLTTRDMEAEVLPACRELGVAFVAYSPLGRGLLSGVFDRDSLAENDFRRNAPRFGDEALGANNARLDTLRAIADMREAAPSQAALAWVLAKGAFAIPGTKRLAYLEQNIAATSLRLSADDITRLDRAYAPGSFTGERYTAEGMKGVNV; encoded by the coding sequence ATGATCCCCACACTCCCGCTTGGAGCCGATGGCCCCCACCTGCCCGCGCTTGGTCTTGGGTGCATGGGCATGTCCGAATTTTACGGGGAGACCGACGATACCCAATCGCTCGCCGTTCTGGCCCGCGCCTATGAACTGGGCGTGCGGATGTTCGACACCGCGGATATGTATGGCAACGGCCATAATGAGAAACTGCTGGCGCGATTCCTGAACGAGGGCCGTCCAGACGCCTTGGTTGCCACCAAGTTCGGCATTCGCAAGGCGCCGGGCGAATATGCCCGCAGCATCGACAACAGCCCGGACTATATCCGGCAGGCCTGCGATGCCTCGCTGCGGCGTCTGGGCGTTGAACAGATCGGGCTCTATTATGTCCACCGGGCCGAAGCGGGACGCCCCATCGAGGAAACGGTGCAGGTGCTGGCCGATCTCGTGCAGGCGGGCAAGATTGCGCGGATCGGCCTCAGCGAAGTGTCCGCCGATACACTGCGCCGCGCCCATGCCGTGCATCCTGTTGCTGCCGTGCAGAGCGAATACTCGCTGACCACCCGTGATATGGAGGCAGAAGTTCTGCCTGCCTGCCGCGAGCTGGGCGTCGCCTTTGTCGCGTATAGCCCTTTGGGTCGCGGCCTGCTGTCGGGTGTTTTTGACCGCGACAGCCTTGCCGAGAACGATTTCCGCCGCAACGCCCCGCGCTTCGGCGATGAGGCGCTGGGGGCCAATAATGCGCGGCTCGACACCCTGCGTGCCATCGCCGACATGCGCGAGGCGGCACCGTCACAGGCCGCGCTCGCCTGGGTGCTTGCCAAGGGCGCGTTTGCGATCCCCGGTACCAAGCGTCTGGCGTATCTGGAACAGAACATCGCCGCCACCAGTCTCCGCCTGTCCGCCGATGACATCACCAGGCTCGACCGCGCCTATGCGCCGGGCAGTTTCACCGGCGAACGTTACACTGCCGAAGGTATGAAAGGGGTGAATGTATGA
- a CDS encoding peptidase, translating to MTYCVGMLLKEGLAMIADTRTNAGVDNVSTYKKLFVTEQTGERVIAIATAGNLSVTQTALSRLKSGIKLPGSDQPETLLNVPTLERAVELVGYALKTVRNDFEAGLEAEAVDMGATVLLGGQIRGGPLGLYLIYPQGNAIACGSDTPYLQIGEFKYGKPILDRALRTDTPLVEAIKLGLISFDSTLRSNLGVGLPFDMVTIRPDRFAGTQRRIEADDPYFRELGAQWSDALAKAHRSMPPPPWADD from the coding sequence ATGACCTATTGCGTTGGCATGCTGTTGAAAGAAGGTCTGGCGATGATCGCCGATACCCGCACCAATGCGGGCGTCGATAATGTCTCCACCTACAAGAAGCTGTTTGTAACCGAGCAGACCGGCGAGCGTGTCATCGCCATCGCCACGGCCGGCAATCTCTCTGTGACACAAACCGCGCTCAGCCGGTTGAAAAGCGGCATCAAACTGCCAGGGTCCGATCAGCCTGAAACTCTGTTGAACGTTCCCACGCTGGAACGCGCGGTGGAACTCGTCGGGTATGCCCTCAAAACCGTCCGCAACGATTTCGAGGCCGGGCTTGAGGCCGAAGCCGTGGATATGGGCGCGACCGTCCTTCTGGGGGGCCAGATCAGGGGCGGGCCGCTTGGGCTTTACCTGATCTACCCCCAGGGCAATGCCATCGCGTGCGGATCGGACACACCCTATCTCCAGATCGGTGAATTCAAGTACGGCAAGCCCATTCTGGACCGCGCCCTGCGCACCGACACACCGCTTGTCGAAGCGATCAAGCTGGGGCTGATCTCCTTTGACTCGACGCTGCGCTCCAATCTGGGCGTCGGCCTGCCGTTTGACATGGTCACCATCCGGCCTGACCGGTTTGCCGGCACACAAAGGCGCATCGAGGCCGACGACCCCTATTTCCGTGAACTAGGGGCGCAATGGTCTGATGCCCTTGCAAAAGCGCACAGATCCATGCCGCCACCGCCCTGGGCCGATGACTGA
- a CDS encoding transglutaminase family protein, with translation MLIRVDYATCYHYDRAPRFVVQVLRKTPRACSSQHVRRWRINADADVRIRQGEDAFGNITHALYTDGPVESLSVTVSGEVETSTSAGMLDGWPERQPPLVFLRSTPLTQADDAIRSFASELPGRDQLDMLHALMAAIHTRIAFDTAVTDVSHSAQEAFALGRGVCQDHTHIFLAAARWLGVPARYVSGHLRRTDGEAEQEAAHAWAEALVEGLGWVGFDAANGICPDENYVRVASALDYLGAAPVRGASYGGQGERLTVSLQVRGQPLGQRQQ, from the coding sequence ATGCTGATCCGCGTCGATTACGCGACCTGCTATCACTATGACCGCGCACCACGCTTCGTGGTCCAGGTATTGCGCAAGACACCACGCGCCTGCTCCAGCCAGCATGTCCGCCGCTGGCGCATCAATGCCGATGCCGACGTGCGTATCCGCCAGGGCGAGGATGCTTTCGGCAATATCACGCACGCGCTCTACACGGACGGGCCGGTAGAGAGCCTTTCGGTCACCGTGTCGGGAGAGGTGGAAACAAGCACCAGTGCCGGCATGCTGGATGGCTGGCCGGAGCGCCAGCCGCCTCTGGTATTCCTGCGGTCAACACCGTTGACTCAGGCCGATGATGCAATCCGCAGCTTTGCCAGCGAGCTGCCGGGCCGCGACCAGCTCGACATGCTGCATGCGCTGATGGCGGCTATCCACACGCGCATAGCCTTTGACACGGCCGTCACAGATGTGAGCCACAGCGCGCAGGAGGCTTTCGCGCTCGGCCGGGGCGTGTGTCAGGACCACACCCACATCTTCCTGGCGGCAGCCCGATGGCTTGGCGTGCCCGCCCGCTATGTCTCCGGCCATCTTCGCCGGACCGATGGCGAAGCCGAACAGGAAGCAGCGCACGCCTGGGCAGAAGCGCTGGTGGAAGGGCTGGGCTGGGTCGGCTTTGATGCGGCCAACGGTATCTGCCCCGACGAGAACTATGTGCGTGTCGCCTCGGCGCTGGACTATCTCGGCGCAGCGCCGGTACGCGGTGCCAGCTATGGCGGGCAGGGCGAGCGCCTGACGGTAAGCCTGCAGGTGCGCGGCCAGCCGCTCGGGCAAAGACAGCAATAG
- a CDS encoding alpha-E domain-containing protein has product MLSRSADHLFWVGRYVERADFVVRILEATLRLAVVPSREGNADQAWRTALDSSGAGALFDASGRSVSEQAAREFLAFSTGNPSSISNCIIAARTNARAVRTALTIELWEAINGAWNALEDQGQPASRAEFGDFLSWVKSVTQSVEGAASRSMLRNDAYWFLRLGAALERADNTARLLDVKYHLLLPEGEPVGGQLDYYQWTTLLRQVSALTAYNWVYRDGVKPWLVADLLVLNRQMPRSLASCQAAIVDALERLAADYGRRGPAQRLATARLGKLEEASIDAIFQSGLHEFIEDFLAGNNQLGQTITEQYLT; this is encoded by the coding sequence ATGCTGTCTCGCAGCGCAGATCATCTGTTCTGGGTTGGCCGTTATGTGGAGCGTGCCGATTTCGTTGTACGCATTCTGGAAGCCACCTTGCGTCTGGCCGTGGTCCCGTCGCGTGAGGGCAACGCGGATCAGGCCTGGCGCACCGCGCTGGACTCATCTGGCGCCGGCGCGCTGTTCGACGCCAGCGGACGCAGCGTCAGCGAGCAGGCCGCACGGGAGTTTCTGGCATTCAGTACCGGCAACCCGTCCTCGATCAGCAACTGCATCATCGCTGCGCGGACCAATGCCCGTGCCGTGCGCACTGCACTGACCATCGAGCTGTGGGAAGCCATAAACGGAGCCTGGAATGCGCTGGAAGATCAGGGCCAGCCTGCGAGCCGCGCGGAGTTTGGCGATTTCCTGAGCTGGGTGAAATCGGTCACCCAGTCGGTGGAGGGGGCGGCCAGCCGCTCCATGCTGCGCAATGATGCCTACTGGTTCCTGCGACTGGGCGCGGCGCTGGAACGGGCCGACAACACAGCCCGCCTGCTGGATGTCAAATACCACCTGCTCCTGCCAGAGGGCGAGCCGGTCGGCGGGCAGCTGGACTATTATCAATGGACAACGCTGCTTCGGCAGGTCTCGGCACTGACCGCCTATAACTGGGTGTACCGTGACGGTGTGAAGCCGTGGCTGGTGGCCGATCTTCTGGTTCTCAACCGGCAGATGCCGCGCTCGCTGGCCAGCTGTCAGGCCGCCATCGTTGACGCTCTTGAGCGGCTGGCAGCCGATTATGGCCGCCGCGGCCCCGCCCAGCGTCTGGCCACTGCACGGCTCGGCAAGCTGGAGGAGGCGTCCATTGATGCGATCTTCCAGTCCGGATTGCACGAATTCATCGAAGACTTCCTGGCCGGAAACAACCAGCTGGGCCAGACCATCACAGAACAATACCTGACCTGA
- a CDS encoding circularly permuted type 2 ATP-grasp protein, whose translation MSFDEMAGQEAARQVRESYRALAQWLEESPPGLLEARSRQAEFFFRRLGITFSLYGEANASERLIPFDIIPRILSAREWLLLEAGLVQRVSALNLFLSDIYGPQECIRAGIIPADIVLTNPYFRPEMSGRPPPQNIWVHIAGVDLVRTGEDAFYVLEDNARTPSGVSYMLENREMMMRLFPDLFSEYPVRPVDTYTDMLLQTLKDSAPSGAKREPCVVVLTPGPYNSAYYEHSFLADKLGVELVEGSDLYVDDAQVFMRTTEGPCKVDVIYRRVDDDFLDPLTFNPDSALGVPGLMLAYQAGHVTLANAVGTGVADDKAVYTYMPEIIRFFTGEEPILHNVPTWRCREPEALKEVLSRLDELVVKEVGGSGGYGMLVGPAATRAEIEAFRRKLMADPAAFIAQPTLQLSTAPTLCGSGLAGRHVDLRPFVLTGPNGVQVTPGGLTRVALKEGSLVVNSSQGGGTKDTWVLDT comes from the coding sequence ATGAGCTTTGACGAAATGGCCGGGCAAGAAGCAGCACGCCAGGTGCGCGAAAGCTATCGCGCACTGGCCCAGTGGCTTGAGGAATCTCCGCCCGGCCTTCTTGAAGCGCGCTCCCGTCAGGCGGAATTCTTTTTCCGGCGTCTGGGGATTACGTTCTCGCTCTATGGCGAAGCCAACGCAAGCGAGCGGTTGATCCCGTTTGACATCATCCCGCGCATCCTGTCGGCGCGCGAATGGTTGCTGCTGGAAGCCGGGCTGGTGCAGCGCGTGAGCGCTCTGAACCTCTTCCTGAGCGATATTTACGGGCCGCAGGAATGCATCCGCGCCGGGATAATCCCCGCCGACATCGTTCTGACCAATCCCTATTTCCGCCCGGAAATGTCGGGCCGGCCTCCGCCCCAGAACATCTGGGTCCATATCGCCGGGGTTGATCTTGTGCGCACCGGCGAGGATGCGTTCTATGTGCTGGAGGACAATGCGCGCACCCCTTCGGGTGTGTCTTACATGCTGGAAAACCGCGAGATGATGATGCGGCTTTTTCCCGACCTGTTCAGCGAATATCCCGTCCGGCCCGTCGACACCTATACCGACATGCTGTTGCAGACCCTCAAGGACTCTGCGCCTTCCGGGGCGAAGCGTGAACCTTGCGTGGTTGTACTGACGCCTGGCCCCTACAATTCGGCCTATTACGAGCACTCTTTCCTGGCCGACAAGCTGGGGGTGGAGCTGGTGGAGGGCTCAGATCTCTATGTCGACGACGCCCAGGTGTTCATGCGCACCACGGAAGGCCCGTGCAAGGTGGACGTCATCTACCGCCGGGTCGATGACGACTTTCTGGATCCGCTGACCTTCAATCCCGACAGCGCGCTGGGCGTGCCGGGGCTCATGCTGGCCTATCAGGCGGGCCATGTGACGCTCGCCAACGCGGTGGGAACAGGGGTCGCAGACGACAAGGCCGTCTACACCTACATGCCGGAAATCATCCGCTTCTTCACCGGCGAGGAGCCCATCCTGCATAACGTGCCGACATGGCGCTGCCGTGAGCCGGAGGCGCTCAAGGAAGTACTCTCGCGGCTGGACGAACTGGTGGTCAAGGAAGTCGGCGGGTCTGGTGGATATGGCATGCTGGTCGGCCCGGCTGCCACACGCGCCGAGATCGAGGCGTTCCGGCGCAAGCTGATGGCCGACCCGGCTGCTTTCATCGCTCAGCCAACCCTGCAACTATCCACGGCTCCCACGCTTTGCGGCTCCGGCCTTGCCGGACGCCATGTCGATCTGCGTCCCTTCGTGCTGACCGGACCAAACGGCGTTCAGGTTACGCCAGGCGGCCTGACGCGGGTCGCGCTGAAGGAAGGGTCATTGGTGGTCAACTCAAGTCAGGGAGGCGGCACCAAGGATACCTGGGTGCTGGACACGTAA
- a CDS encoding TonB-dependent receptor has product MNRKIIASGVSCLAIAVSAGALPASAFGQESAAESPERIAVVGYRAQTEQAVEQKRSSELIAEFLLSDDIGQQPDYNIADSFRRVPGVQTIFDEDEGRYVSIRGLNPGYTLGSLDGATLATAERFNRQLNLEAVPSTAVRGLEVIKSRTPDVDGNAIGGTINLMTRSAFDADGLYAVGNFFVGTSDSQDVPGVGFGRDSDDGLNFRLDGTVSNVFGRNEQFGVLFTGSYSRKRRDQERLLPQIVPVDTGSVPNAPTGPTDLLWSNYPNTVNRYGGTLKLEYRPSMDFQAAVTTTYFIQEDRELRHSHRLRNGTGSAGTFVRFNDFFIDKPLFVFQTDFAWTPDGPHRVSGRASYSEATFYEPSFQPVFTLTGPALNFDVSLQNGIAVASNLDPRVSDATQYALTGFENYLDDSDDYVTEFQLDYGFNSQRGDEGWGFGTGIKHRNMVRDTDRDANVYLPAPGVDLRLSQFEQVENYTPIYANFQQLFVDFQSFLEYFNANPNDFVLDELNTGRRTIGNDSRVEENITAVYALARHAGPRHSLIFGGRYEHTETTSDFFTRTTAGGVDTFTPVTRSGSYDNFLPSVTFGYELFDGMRLRLAYAEALGRPNPSQLAGGEVQNQDGSISRPNPELEARYGRSYDAALEYYFPDNLGLFAVSLFHKEIENEIFSIRELEDVNGVMTEVTTPRNVEDATITGLELNLIVSRMPFLPGRLENFGMSSNLTFLQGRTAIQTTGVRRRLDSLPGQADFLANFAVFYEEGPFRARVSYAHTGSHLTSVNPTNPAADRTERPYNSVDAQARYAFSDRIEFITEVRNLTDERRLNYTGPDQNIARDVNFFGRQFWVGAALRY; this is encoded by the coding sequence ATGAACAGAAAGATTATCGCGTCCGGCGTCAGCTGCCTGGCCATCGCCGTATCGGCAGGTGCCTTGCCTGCCAGCGCTTTCGGCCAGGAATCTGCAGCCGAGTCACCTGAACGGATTGCGGTTGTTGGCTATCGGGCCCAGACCGAACAGGCGGTCGAACAGAAGCGCTCCAGCGAGCTGATCGCCGAGTTTCTGCTGAGTGACGATATCGGACAGCAGCCGGACTATAATATCGCCGACAGCTTCCGCCGGGTCCCAGGTGTGCAGACCATCTTCGACGAGGATGAGGGACGCTACGTTTCCATCAGGGGCCTCAATCCCGGCTATACGCTAGGCTCGCTCGACGGAGCGACGCTTGCCACGGCAGAGCGCTTCAACCGCCAGCTCAATCTGGAGGCGGTGCCCTCCACCGCGGTGCGCGGGCTGGAAGTGATCAAGTCACGCACGCCTGATGTCGACGGCAACGCTATTGGCGGCACGATCAATCTGATGACCCGCTCGGCCTTTGATGCTGACGGTCTTTACGCGGTCGGCAATTTCTTCGTCGGCACGTCGGACTCGCAGGACGTGCCCGGTGTGGGCTTTGGCCGCGACAGCGATGACGGGCTGAACTTCCGCCTGGACGGTACGGTGTCGAACGTGTTTGGCCGCAATGAGCAGTTCGGCGTTCTGTTCACCGGCTCCTACAGCCGCAAACGCCGTGACCAGGAACGCCTCCTGCCGCAGATCGTGCCGGTCGATACCGGCTCCGTCCCCAATGCGCCGACGGGTCCTACCGACCTTCTCTGGTCCAATTACCCCAACACGGTGAACCGTTATGGCGGCACGCTGAAGCTCGAATACCGGCCGAGCATGGACTTCCAGGCTGCCGTCACGACAACCTATTTCATCCAGGAAGACCGTGAGCTGCGCCATTCCCACCGCCTGCGTAACGGTACGGGTTCGGCGGGCACGTTCGTGCGGTTCAATGACTTCTTCATCGACAAGCCGCTTTTCGTGTTCCAGACCGATTTTGCGTGGACGCCGGACGGCCCGCACAGGGTTTCAGGGCGGGCATCCTATTCCGAAGCCACCTTCTATGAGCCGTCCTTCCAGCCTGTCTTCACCCTGACCGGCCCCGCGCTGAACTTTGATGTCAGCCTGCAGAATGGTATCGCGGTTGCGTCCAATCTCGACCCGCGTGTCAGCGATGCCACCCAGTACGCGCTGACGGGCTTTGAGAACTATCTTGATGACTCAGACGATTACGTCACCGAGTTCCAGCTCGATTACGGCTTCAACTCACAGCGCGGCGATGAAGGCTGGGGCTTTGGCACCGGCATCAAGCACCGCAACATGGTGCGTGACACTGACCGCGATGCGAACGTCTATCTTCCTGCTCCCGGCGTCGATCTGCGTCTGAGCCAGTTCGAGCAGGTAGAGAATTACACCCCTATCTACGCCAACTTCCAGCAGCTCTTCGTCGATTTCCAGAGCTTCCTGGAATACTTCAACGCCAACCCGAACGATTTCGTGCTCGACGAGCTGAACACCGGGCGCCGCACCATCGGCAACGACTCGCGGGTTGAAGAGAACATCACGGCTGTCTATGCGCTGGCACGCCATGCCGGCCCGCGCCATAGCCTGATTTTCGGTGGCCGCTATGAGCATACCGAAACCACGTCAGACTTCTTCACCCGTACCACCGCGGGTGGTGTGGACACCTTCACGCCCGTCACGCGTTCGGGCAGTTATGACAACTTCCTGCCATCGGTGACGTTTGGCTATGAGCTGTTTGACGGGATGCGCCTGCGGCTGGCCTATGCCGAGGCTCTGGGCCGTCCCAATCCGTCCCAGCTTGCTGGCGGCGAGGTTCAAAACCAGGACGGCTCAATCTCACGGCCCAACCCCGAACTCGAAGCGCGTTATGGCCGCAGCTATGACGCGGCCTTGGAATATTATTTCCCTGACAATCTCGGCCTGTTCGCGGTCAGCCTGTTCCACAAGGAGATCGAGAACGAGATATTCTCGATCCGTGAGCTGGAAGATGTGAACGGCGTGATGACCGAGGTGACGACGCCGCGCAATGTGGAAGATGCGACCATTACGGGCCTGGAGCTCAACCTGATCGTGTCACGCATGCCCTTCCTGCCCGGCCGGCTGGAGAATTTCGGCATGTCTTCCAACCTGACATTCCTGCAGGGCCGTACCGCCATCCAGACGACCGGCGTGCGCCGCCGGCTGGACTCCCTGCCCGGTCAGGCCGACTTCCTTGCCAATTTCGCGGTCTTCTACGAGGAAGGTCCGTTCCGGGCGCGGGTATCTTACGCCCATACCGGGTCGCACTTGACCTCTGTCAACCCGACCAACCCGGCAGCGGACCGCACCGAGCGTCCCTACAACTCGGTCGATGCGCAGGCGCGCTATGCCTTCTCTGACCGGATCGAGTTCATCACCGAGGTACGCAACCTCACCGATGAGCGCCGCCTGAACTATACCGGCCCGGACCAGAACATCGCACGCGATGTGAACTTCTTTGGCCGTCAGTTCTGGGTTGGTGCTGCCCTGCGCTACTAG
- a CDS encoding phosphodiester glycosidase family protein, with the protein MLRSLLAPCLLSLVLTAAAHAQGALVSADQCAQQRLERCQLAEGLEYHRIESSDPAERVVHVLVADMSHPGLSVGLTEPDPSAGLQYRAMRLSTFLERTGALAAINASYFLPFAGGSDGGDDYIPQEFAAAEVSGAVYVDGETVSPVDWETDRRVEAIICFEPGHAVLVAGQICPDGFASGLSSGPHLIENGEAKTPRQRPGQPEADPAVPGPGGPRTAIGLADNGTRLIMVVADGRQPGYSQGMNHAALIELFQAYGAHDAMSLDGGGSSTMGVRGETGPVIMNRPIHTRVPGRERPLGNHIAIFAVSE; encoded by the coding sequence ATGCTGCGATCATTACTTGCTCCATGCCTGCTTTCCCTCGTCCTGACGGCGGCTGCCCATGCTCAAGGGGCGCTGGTCAGCGCAGACCAGTGCGCCCAGCAGCGTCTGGAGCGCTGTCAGCTTGCCGAGGGGCTGGAATATCACCGTATTGAGAGCTCTGATCCCGCAGAGCGGGTCGTTCACGTGCTTGTCGCCGATATGAGCCATCCCGGCCTGAGCGTAGGCTTGACCGAGCCGGACCCGTCAGCGGGCCTGCAATACCGGGCGATGCGCCTGAGTACCTTCCTTGAGCGCACCGGGGCGCTGGCCGCGATCAATGCCAGCTATTTCCTGCCCTTTGCTGGCGGCAGTGACGGCGGGGATGACTACATCCCGCAGGAGTTCGCCGCCGCTGAAGTGTCCGGCGCGGTCTATGTGGACGGTGAAACCGTGTCCCCGGTCGACTGGGAGACCGACCGGCGTGTCGAAGCCATTATCTGCTTTGAGCCTGGTCACGCGGTACTTGTCGCCGGCCAGATCTGCCCGGACGGCTTTGCCAGCGGCCTGTCATCAGGCCCGCACCTGATCGAGAACGGCGAGGCCAAGACGCCTCGGCAGCGTCCCGGCCAGCCAGAAGCCGATCCCGCCGTGCCCGGTCCTGGTGGTCCGCGCACCGCCATTGGCCTCGCTGATAACGGTACCCGTCTCATCATGGTGGTCGCAGACGGGCGCCAGCCGGGATACTCGCAAGGCATGAACCATGCCGCGCTCATCGAGCTGTTCCAGGCTTATGGCGCCCATGACGCGATGAGCCTTGATGGCGGTGGCTCCTCCACCATGGGCGTGCGCGGAGAGACAGGCCCAGTGATCATGAACCGGCCGATCCACACCCGCGTACCGGGCCGGGAGCGCCCGCTCGGCAACCACATCGCGATCTTCGCGGTGAGCGAATAG
- a CDS encoding helix-turn-helix domain-containing protein: MNNSAADTHTTLGQVVRAIRQRNGWTLKEMSERSGIPLSTLSKIEHDRLTLTYDKLLQLSQRLNIPLSDLFSVPAQDSAPASGPVTGLRAKGTLDTGMRVETDNYDYFYLCTELRKKSMIPIFTKVRARSVEEFGDLIRHGGEEFIFVLEGRVEVHTEFYDPVVLEKWESFYLDSSMGHAYLAGEGCDEALVIGVCGGDERIDMESLVHIGEKRDATG; encoded by the coding sequence ATGAACAATTCCGCCGCCGACACCCACACGACACTCGGTCAGGTCGTGCGCGCCATACGGCAGCGTAATGGCTGGACCCTGAAGGAGATGAGCGAGCGCTCCGGCATTCCGCTCTCAACCCTGTCCAAGATCGAGCATGACCGGCTGACCCTGACCTATGACAAGCTCTTGCAGCTCAGCCAGCGGCTGAACATCCCGCTGTCAGACCTGTTCAGCGTGCCCGCGCAGGACAGCGCACCCGCCTCCGGTCCGGTGACGGGGCTGCGCGCCAAGGGCACCCTGGATACCGGCATGCGCGTCGAGACGGACAATTATGATTATTTCTATCTGTGCACCGAACTGCGCAAGAAGAGCATGATCCCCATTTTCACGAAGGTGCGCGCCCGCTCGGTCGAGGAGTTCGGGGATCTGATACGCCATGGCGGGGAAGAGTTCATCTTCGTGCTCGAAGGCCGCGTCGAGGTGCATACCGAGTTCTACGACCCGGTCGTGCTGGAGAAATGGGAATCCTTCTATCTCGACAGCTCTATGGGCCACGCCTACCTGGCCGGCGAAGGGTGTGACGAGGCCCTGGTTATCGGCGTATGCGGCGGTGATGAGCGCATAGATATGGAGAGCCTGGTCCATATCGGCGAGAAGCGCGACGCCACAGGATAG